GGCCGGTGTGCTGCTGAAAAGCCCGGTGCTGCTCGGCGGCCGACAGCCGCGCGTACAGCGGCAGGATCTCGGTGTTCGGCAGGTTGCGCCTGCGCAGCGCATCGGCCGTGTCCCTGATCTCACGTTCCCCGCTGAGAAACACCAGCATGTCCCCGGGGCCCTCGGCGGCGAGTTCGTCCACCGCGTCACAGATCGCCTGCTGCTGATCGCGATCGAGATCCTCCCAGTCGTCGGAATCGTCGATCAGCGGCCGGTAGCGGACCTCGACCGGATAGGTCCGCCCGGAAACCTCGACCACCGGGGCATCGCCGAAGTGCCGGGAGAAGCGTTCGGGGTCGATGGTCGCCGAGGTGATGATGACCTTCAGGTCGGGGCGCCTCGGCAGCAACTGTTTGAGGTAGCCGAGGATGAAGTCGATGTTGAGGCTGCGCTCGTGCGCCTCGTCGATGATCAGCGTGTCGTACTGGCGCAGCAGACGGTCCCGTTGGATCTCGGCGAGCAGGATCCCGTCGGTCATCTGCTTGACCAGCGTGTCCTCGCCGGATTTCTCGGTGAAGCGCACCTGGTATCCGACGGCCCCGCCGAGTTCGGTGCCCAGCTCCTCGGCAACCCGCTCGGCCACGGTGCGTGCAGCCAGCCTACGGGGCTGGGTGTGGCCGATCATGCCGTGCACTCCGCGCCCCAGCTCCAGGCACATCTTCGGCAGCTGGGTGGTCTTGCCCGAGCCGGTCTCCCCGGCCACGATCACCACCTGGTTGTCCCGGATCACCTCGAGGAGGTCGTCGCGACGCCGGCTGACCGGCAGTTCCTCCGGATAGCTCACCGCCGGGGCGAGAGCACGGCGACGTGCCACACGTTCCTCCGCCGTAGCCACGTCGGCGGCTATCTCGTCGGCGACCGCCTGCAACGCCTCGGGATTCCGGATTTTGCGAGCGCCGTCGAGGCGCTTGCGCAACCGACGCTGATCCGGCGGCATCAGGTCGGGCAGACGTTCACGCAGGTCGGCGAGCGGCGAAGTTGCAGGTGGCTTTCCCATACGGCGTCCAGGATAGGCAATCGGGGCGAGGGCACGTGGCCATCGTCGACCAACGCTCCTGCCAGGTGTCTCCATCCTGCTGCACCTCACGTGGCGTTCGGCAGTGAGCAAAAGCACACTCTTGGGATCGATCCAGCGCTGCGCTACGTGCGTTCGGCATGACAGAGATAGGCGGTGGGGCTGTCACCGACGCGGGTCAGGACCACGGTCGCTTCGGCGGTGCCCTTGAGTTTGAGCCTGCGGCGCAAGGCGTCCGGATCCACATCCAGGCCCCGCACGAGAATTTCCAAGCGGCCGATCTCATGCCGACGCAGCATCGTGCGCAGGGATTTCTCCGTATAGCGGCCGTGCTCGAACACTCGGAACGCACGCACCCCCCGCGGTGGCTCGTCCCCGGTCAGGTAGGCGATCCGCGGGTCGAGCTGGCCGAGTCCGTGCCGAGCCGCGTAATGCCGAACGAGGCCCGCGCGCACCACGGCGCCGTCCGGGTCCACCAGCCACTGCCCCACTTCTCGCACCGGGCACTCATCCGGTTCGGCGTCCGTCACCGCCCAGCCGGAGCCGTCGGGATGCAGCACCGTCGCCCGGCGGTGCACACCCGCAGTGGCGAGCCCGCCGAGCCATAGCGACGCCTCGCGCACCTGTCCGCCCAGGGACACGAGCTCGATCTCGGACTCGGCGGGAACACGGTCGAAATCCAGTCCGGGGGCACACTTGACCACCAGATCTCGGCCCGCATAGACCTCGAGCAGTTCCTCCAGCGGAGGCTCGAGGTCTGCCGGATTCCAGCGGCGACGCCCGCCACCGTCCCTGCGGCCCGGGTCGGCGACAACCGCCGTGTCCACGGTCACCGGCCGCAACGCGTCCGCCTGGGCCAAGGGGACGACATGCCCGTCCTCGGCGAGGTTGTGCCGGGCCATCGCCAGTCGCGGCCGGTCCAGATCGGAGCCGACGCAACGTGCGGCCACCTCGGCAACCGCACGCAGGTCCGCACCGATCGAACACGTCACGTCGTGCACCTCGCGCTCTGCCAGCCTCCGGGCACGATGCCCGGCGACCGGGGTCGGGGTGGCCTGCTGCAGGGCGTCATCGGTGAACAGCCACTCGTCCACGGAGTCCAGTTTGGACCGCGCACGGCGCCGGAGAACCGCTGTCTCCAGCACCGCCGCCGCGAAGCGCTGCCCGGCGACCTTCCTGGCCCGAGCGGTGTCGTCCAGTCGGGAGGAGGCCGTCAGCGGTAGCCGCGCGACGGCGGCCACGGCGTCCGCCCCTTCGGGAGAACGCAGATAGGCGACGTCGTCGAGGTCGAAGGCGTAGGACACGGCTTCCTATCCTCTCCCGCTCGACCTTCCGGTCGGGACCGGCCCGCCACGACGTATCCGACACGCCCACGGGCGCCGGGCTCACTGCCCGGTGAACTGGGCCTTGCCCGGACCGTTCTCGAGGAAAGAGCGCATTCCGATCTTCTGGTCCTCGGTGGCGAACAGCGCGGTGAACAGATTGGTTTCGGTCTTCAGCCCGCTGTCGAGGTCGACATCGAGACCGTCGTCGATGGCGGACTTGGCCGCCGCGAGGGCCTGGGCAGCACCACCCACGAACTGCTCGGCCCAGCGCCGTGCCGCCGCGTAGACGTCATCGGCAGCCACGAGCTCGTCGACCATGCCGATCGAGAGCGCCTCCTCGGCCTTGACGAACCGCCCGGTGTAGATGATGTCCTTGGCCTTGCTCGGCCCGATCAGCCTGGCCAGGCGCTGCGTACCGCCCGCGCCGGGAATGACACCGAGCAGGATCTCGGGCTGGCCGACCTTGACGTTGTCGGCGGCGATACGCCGATCACAGGTCAGCGCCAACTCGAAGCCGCCGCCCAGTGCATAGCCGGTGAGTGCTGCCACCGTCGGCTTCGGGATGTCCGCCACGGCGCTCATCGCCGCGGACAGGCCACGGCGTTCCTTGCCAGCCATGTCCCCATAGGACATTTCGGCCATCTCCTTGATGTCCGCACCCGCTGCGAAAACCTTCTCACCGCCGTAGACGATCACCGCACGCACATCGGAACGCTCGGCGGCTTCCACGGCCACCGCGTGAATCTCCTGCTCGATCTGGCGATTCAGGGCATTCATCGGAGGACGATCCAACCGGATGGTTCCGATGCCGCCGTCCACCTCGAGCCTGACCAACTCACCCACGCCGTAACCTCCTCGTCGAACTGGCCGTGTACGCGCCGGAGGTTACCCCGCCGCCACCCGTCCCGTCAGGATCCTCGATCGCCCGCCGCGTTCGCCCGGCATGTTCGCCCGGCGTGCAGGATGGTGATCAGCCGCGACGCCGCGCGAAGTACCGGTCACCGCTGCGCTGGAGCTCCAGGTCCTGGCCGAAGGTCTTCGACAGGTTGTCCTCGGTGAGCACGTCGTCGAGCAGACCCTGGGCGACCACGCCACCGTCGGCCAGCAGCAGGGCGTGGGTGAACCCGGGCGGGATTTCCTCCACGTGGTGCGTCACCAGTGTCATCGCCGGGGCGTCGGGGTCCATCGCCAGTCCCGACAGCCGCGCGACCAAGTCCTCACGGCCGCCCAGATCCAGCCCCGCGGCCGGCTCGTCGAGCAGCAGAAGTTCGGGGTCGGTCATCATCGCCCTGGCGATGAGAGCGCGCTTGCGCTCCCCCTCGGACAGGGTGGCAAAGGCACGATCGGCCAGGTGCGCGATGCCGAGCGTGTCCAGCAGTTCCGCCGCCCGATCGGTGTCCATCCGGTCATATTCCTCGCGCCAGCGCCCGAGCACCGCGTACCCGGCGCTGACCACCACATCGCGGACGAGTTCATCACCGGGCACGCGAGCGGCCACGGACGCCGAGCACAGTCCGATCCGGGGGCGCAGCTCGAAGACGTTGGTGCGGCCCAACTGCTCGTCGAGCACCTCGACGGTCCCTGCCGTGGGGTGCACCTCGGCACCGGCGAGCTTGAGCAGGGTCGTCTTGCCCGCGCCGTTCGGACCGAGCACCACCCAGCGCTCGTCCAGCTCGACCGACCAGTCCACGCCGCCCACCAGCAGGTTCTCGCCCCGCCGCACGCTGACGCCGTCCATCCGGATGACCTGGTCGTCCACGTCTACCTCCCAGCCGTGCCTGGCCGTACACCGCCCGCCGATCGACGCACGGTTGTTCTCCGTCGAACCGCCCGTCGACTCCGGCAGCTCCCCTCGCTCGTCCATTGTCGCGGTCGCTTCGCGGGCATCTGCGCCCGGGAGCACTCACCCACCGCAGCCGCACGACCACCCGGAATCAGGTTTCCCGGATCGCCGGGGCCAGTTCTCGCCACTGTGCTCGGGGGAGGTCGTCCGAGCCCGTGAGCACCTGAAGAGCGACATGATCGGCCCCGGCCTCGTGGTGCTCGCGCACTCGGTGCAGCACCGTGTCCACATCGCCCCAGGCCACCAGCGCGTCGATAAGCCGATCACTGCCCCCGTCGGCGAAGTCCGCTTCGGTGAAGCCGAGGCGCCGCAGGTTGTTCAGGTAGTTCGGCAGGCCGAGGTAAACCTCCACACCCTGCCGTGCGATCCGGCGTGCCCTGTCCGGGGCCGTCTCCAGCACGACTTTCTGCTCCGGGGCCAGCAGCGGTCCGTCACCCAGGATCTCCCGCGCCTGCGCGGTGTGCTCCGGAGTGACCAGGTAGGGGTGCGCACCGGCCGTCCGCTGCCCCGCCAGCGCCAGAGTCCGCGGGCCGAGGGCAGCGAGTACCTGCACGTGCGGAGGGACCGGCGATTCCGCCCGATCGATCTCGTCGAGGAACGAACGCAACTTGCTGTAAGGCTTGCTGTAGGTATGGCCGAACCGCTCGACGAGAGGTGCGTGACTGCTGCCGAGCCCGAGCAGCGCCCGGCCGGGATGGACCCGGTCGACCCGCTGATAGGCGGCCGCGAGCTCGGCGGCGTCATGCGTCCACACGTTGACAATGCCGGTGGCCACCGCGAGCTTCTTGGTGGCATCCAGCAGCCCGGACATCACACGCAGGTCACCGTCGGCATTGCCCAGCCAGAGCGTGCCACAACCGAGATCGTCCAACTCGGCCACCGCCTCGCGGTGCTCACCATTGTCCGGGTCCCATCCCGCTTCGGCCCTCCAGAGGCCGACCTTGCCGACTCGGATCGCCATCCCTCTTCCCCTCTCGTCGAATCCGGAACAACCGGTCATCCACAGCCACCCGCAGGTGACACCCACATCGTGTCGCGAGTGCGCGCCGTGAATACCCGATTCCTACCGGATCGTGCGCTCACGAGCCCGTCACCCCGCGAGGACGACCTTGCCCAGTTCCGCCGGGGTGGACAGCAACGGGTGCCGGGGCAGAATCCGGACGGTGTATCCGGCCGGGCCGGTGTGCGGCAGCGTCACCGTGGCCTGATATCCACCGTCGGCGACGAGGCTCATCGACCGGGTGACGAAGTCGCGCAGCTCGTCGTCGTCATCGACCCGCCCGACGACCACCTCGACGTCCACATCGGATGGTTCCAGCCCGGCCAGCTCGACCAGTGCCCGCACGGTCACCTGACCGCCCAGAAACGGCGTGGCACCGTCCTCGACGGACATGTGCGTGTCACTGACCCGCACCCGTGCCCACGCCGCCGCCAGCCGCGCCCGGTAGTCGGCGAGTTCCCTGGCACCCCGGTACTCGTCACCGGTGACGTCCCGCACCGACCGAGCCGCGGGCGAGTAGCAGTGGTCGACGTACTCGCGCACCATGCGCGAGGACTGCACGCGCGGTCCCAGCGTGGCCAGCGTGTGCCGCACCATCGACATCCACTTGCCCGGCACGCCGTCGGCATTGCGCTCGTAGAACAACGGCGCCACGTGCTCGGAGATCAGCTCGTAGAGCGCGCCCGCCTCCAGGTCGTCGCGACGGTTGATGTCGGTGACACCGTCGGCGGTCGGGATGGCCCAGCCGTTGTACCCGTCGTAGGCCTCGTCCCACCAGCCGTCGCGGATCGACATGTTCAACCCGCCGTTGAGCGCGGCCTTCATCCCCGAGGTGCCGCAGGCCTCCAGCGGACGCAGCGGATTGTTCAGCCACACGTCACAACCCGAGTACAGGTAGCGGGCCAGCGACATGTCGTAGTCCGGCAGGAAGACGATCCGGTGCCGCACCTCGGGATCGTCGGCGAACCGGACGATCTGCTGGATCATCGCCTTGCCGCCCTCGTCGGCCGGATGCGACTTGCCCGCCACGACGAGCTGGACGGGACGTTCCGGATCCAGCAGCAAAGCCCGCAACCGCTCGGGATCACGCAGCATCAGCGTGAGTCGCTTGTAGGTGGGCACGCGGCGGGCGAAACCGATGGTCAGCACTTCGGGATCGAACACGGAATCGCACCAGCCGAGCTCCAGTTCGGAGGCTCCTCGCTGCAGCCAGGACAGGCGCAACCTGCGGCGCACCTCGTGGATCAGGCGCTGCCGCAGGGAACTGCGAAGCTCCCACAGCAGCGAGTCGCTGACCGGCTGCATTCCCCGCAGCCCGGCTCCACGGTCCATTTCGGACTCGCCGATGAGCTTGCCGAGCTCCCGAGCCGCCCAGGTGGGACCGTGCACACCGTTGGTCACCGAGGAGATCGGGATCTCCTCGGTGCCGAAACCCGGCCACAATCCGTTGAACATCGCGCGGCTGACCTCGCCGTGCAACTCGGAGACGCCGTTGGCGCGCTGAGCCAGCCGCAGCCCCATGTTGGCCATGTTGAACTTGCGGGGGTCCTCCTCCGCCCCCAGCGCCATGATCCGTTCGGTCGGCACTCCCGGCAGCAGGGCTTGCGACGTCTCCTCGTCGAAATAGCGGCGCACCAAGTCGATCGGAAACCGGTCGATCCCGGCGGCCACGGGCGTGTGTGTGGTGAACACCGTTCCTGCTCGCACCGCCGCCACGGCCTCGTCGAACTTCAGTCCCGGTTCGCTCAGCAGTTCGCGGATCCGTTCCAGACCGAGGTAACCCGCGTATCCCTCGTTCATGTGGAAAATCTCGGGCTGTGCGGCCCCGGTGAGCTCGCAGTAGGCGCGCACGGCGCGAACCCCACCGATTCCGGCGAGGATCTCCTGCCTGATCCGGTGATCGGCATCTCCGCCGTAGAGACGGTCGGTGACCCCACGCAGGTCCTCGTCGTTGTCGGCGATGTCACTGTCGAGCAACAACAGCGGCACCCGCCCCACCTGGGCCTTCCAGATCCGCGCGCGCAAGGTGCGCTCACCGGGCATCGCCACCTGCACCAGGGCCTGCTCGCCCCAGGAGTCGGTGAGCAGCTCCAGCGGCAGGCCACGCGGATCGAGTACCGGGTATCGCTCCACCTGCCAGCCCTCGGCCGACAGTTCCTGGCGGAAATAGCCCGAACGGTAGAGCAGGCCGACACCGATCAGCGGCAGCCCGAGATCGGAGGCCGACTTCAGATGGTCCCCCGCGAGCACGCCGAGTCCGCCGGAGTAGTTCGGCAGCGCCTCGGTCAGCCCGAACTCCATCGAGAAGTAGGCGATCGAGTCCGGCAGCACACTGCCCTCGTCCCGGCGTTGCTGGTACCAGCGCGGCACGGTCAGATAACGGCGCAGGTCCTCGTCCACGGCCCTGGTGCGCGCGAGGAAGTCCTCGTCCCGAGCCAGCCGATCCAGCGTTTCGGCAGGAACCCGAGCCAGCAACCGCAACGGGTCGCCGCCCACCGCCGACCACACGTCGGGGTCCACGGAAGCGAACAG
This Haloactinomyces albus DNA region includes the following protein-coding sequences:
- a CDS encoding class I SAM-dependent methyltransferase, which produces MSYAFDLDDVAYLRSPEGADAVAAVARLPLTASSRLDDTARARKVAGQRFAAAVLETAVLRRRARSKLDSVDEWLFTDDALQQATPTPVAGHRARRLAEREVHDVTCSIGADLRAVAEVAARCVGSDLDRPRLAMARHNLAEDGHVVPLAQADALRPVTVDTAVVADPGRRDGGGRRRWNPADLEPPLEELLEVYAGRDLVVKCAPGLDFDRVPAESEIELVSLGGQVREASLWLGGLATAGVHRRATVLHPDGSGWAVTDAEPDECPVREVGQWLVDPDGAVVRAGLVRHYAARHGLGQLDPRIAYLTGDEPPRGVRAFRVFEHGRYTEKSLRTMLRRHEIGRLEILVRGLDVDPDALRRRLKLKGTAEATVVLTRVGDSPTAYLCHAERT
- a CDS encoding enoyl-CoA hydratase/isomerase family protein, whose protein sequence is MGELVRLEVDGGIGTIRLDRPPMNALNRQIEQEIHAVAVEAAERSDVRAVIVYGGEKVFAAGADIKEMAEMSYGDMAGKERRGLSAAMSAVADIPKPTVAALTGYALGGGFELALTCDRRIAADNVKVGQPEILLGVIPGAGGTQRLARLIGPSKAKDIIYTGRFVKAEEALSIGMVDELVAADDVYAAARRWAEQFVGGAAQALAAAKSAIDDGLDVDLDSGLKTETNLFTALFATEDQKIGMRSFLENGPGKAQFTGQ
- a CDS encoding ABC transporter ATP-binding protein, whose protein sequence is MDDQVIRMDGVSVRRGENLLVGGVDWSVELDERWVVLGPNGAGKTTLLKLAGAEVHPTAGTVEVLDEQLGRTNVFELRPRIGLCSASVAARVPGDELVRDVVVSAGYAVLGRWREEYDRMDTDRAAELLDTLGIAHLADRAFATLSEGERKRALIARAMMTDPELLLLDEPAAGLDLGGREDLVARLSGLAMDPDAPAMTLVTHHVEEIPPGFTHALLLADGGVVAQGLLDDVLTEDNLSKTFGQDLELQRSGDRYFARRRG
- a CDS encoding LLM class F420-dependent oxidoreductase, with amino-acid sequence MAIRVGKVGLWRAEAGWDPDNGEHREAVAELDDLGCGTLWLGNADGDLRVMSGLLDATKKLAVATGIVNVWTHDAAELAAAYQRVDRVHPGRALLGLGSSHAPLVERFGHTYSKPYSKLRSFLDEIDRAESPVPPHVQVLAALGPRTLALAGQRTAGAHPYLVTPEHTAQAREILGDGPLLAPEQKVVLETAPDRARRIARQGVEVYLGLPNYLNNLRRLGFTEADFADGGSDRLIDALVAWGDVDTVLHRVREHHEAGADHVALQVLTGSDDLPRAQWRELAPAIRET
- the glgP gene encoding alpha-glucan family phosphorylase; protein product: MRAVHRFTVRAHLPESLLALGRLATNLRWTWHPPTQDLFASVDPDVWSAVGGDPLRLLARVPAETLDRLARDEDFLARTRAVDEDLRRYLTVPRWYQQRRDEGSVLPDSIAYFSMEFGLTEALPNYSGGLGVLAGDHLKSASDLGLPLIGVGLLYRSGYFRQELSAEGWQVERYPVLDPRGLPLELLTDSWGEQALVQVAMPGERTLRARIWKAQVGRVPLLLLDSDIADNDEDLRGVTDRLYGGDADHRIRQEILAGIGGVRAVRAYCELTGAAQPEIFHMNEGYAGYLGLERIRELLSEPGLKFDEAVAAVRAGTVFTTHTPVAAGIDRFPIDLVRRYFDEETSQALLPGVPTERIMALGAEEDPRKFNMANMGLRLAQRANGVSELHGEVSRAMFNGLWPGFGTEEIPISSVTNGVHGPTWAARELGKLIGESEMDRGAGLRGMQPVSDSLLWELRSSLRQRLIHEVRRRLRLSWLQRGASELELGWCDSVFDPEVLTIGFARRVPTYKRLTLMLRDPERLRALLLDPERPVQLVVAGKSHPADEGGKAMIQQIVRFADDPEVRHRIVFLPDYDMSLARYLYSGCDVWLNNPLRPLEACGTSGMKAALNGGLNMSIRDGWWDEAYDGYNGWAIPTADGVTDINRRDDLEAGALYELISEHVAPLFYERNADGVPGKWMSMVRHTLATLGPRVQSSRMVREYVDHCYSPAARSVRDVTGDEYRGARELADYRARLAAAWARVRVSDTHMSVEDGATPFLGGQVTVRALVELAGLEPSDVDVEVVVGRVDDDDELRDFVTRSMSLVADGGYQATVTLPHTGPAGYTVRILPRHPLLSTPAELGKVVLAG